Below is a window of Leucobacter sp. Psy1 DNA.
CGTCTTCCCCGCACCATTCGGTCCGAGTAAGCCTTGAACGGAGCCTTGAGGCACCTCCAGATCTACGCCGGCGAGCGCCTCGTGACTGCCGAATCGCTTGCGCACTCCGCGGATGGAGATCACGAAGCAACTCGGTCGCAGGGCGCGATCGGTGTGATGTCGCGCCAATGCTCGGTCACGTAATCGACGCACTCCTGACGATCAGCAGGTCCGTGGACCACGACCCATCCGCTCGGAACGTCTGCGAAGTCCGGCCACAGCGAGTGCTGGTTGGCCTCGTTCACGAGTACGCGAAACACGCCTGCTGGATTGTCGAAGGGATTGGTCACGGTTCCTCCTCCTGTGAGCCGCTCGAACGGCGAAGTCGTTGCTT
It encodes the following:
- a CDS encoding MbtH family protein gives rise to the protein MTNPFDNPAGVFRVLVNEANQHSLWPDFADVPSGWVVVHGPADRQECVDYVTEHWRDITPIAPCDRVAS